The genomic stretch ATTAAAATGTGATCCATAGGCATGCAGCACGATAAATAATTTTTGATGACCTGCCTTTAGCTCCTCTTCTACTAGAAACAATAGTTCGTCATCCGAAATATTGGCTCCTTTCGGAGTGTCTTTCTTGATAAACTTCCAATCATCTGCCTCCATCCCCAAAAAATCAATAAAAGAATGGTTAGGAAGCTGGTTCGAAAAAAAGGCTGTATGAAATCCTGCCTCCTTGAAAGCGGTAATGATTCCTTTCTGTCTATAAAGACAGTCATAATCCTCAGCCGAAGCTGCCGAAAGCAACATAGGCACACTTTTATGAGTAGTATTAGACTGGGTAAGCACATCCGTGAAAGTTACCAACCCCTCCATTTTATCAAGTAATGGAGTGGTATTCCTTTCATAACCATAAAGTCCGAAATTACAGGCACGGGCCGTTTCCCCTATCACCAAGACATAAACTTCCCGGCTGTCTTTATCATGTGCGGCACTGGCATTAAAAGTAAAATCCCTTGAAGTTTCCGCATATCCGGCAGTTTCGCCCGCACGTTCTGCAGCCAATACTAAATTATAACATACATTAGCCGGATACATTTCAATCTTTACTTGATAATCACGTTGCGTCGCATAGCAGATAACAGTCAATAACACTCCTGCAACAATGCCTGCCAAGGCATACTTACGCTGAGAACGAATAAAAGAATATTCCAACTGATTACCTCGGGCCCATGAGAAACCTCCCAAGACCAAAGCAGGAATGTAAACAACAAAAACACCAATTACAGCCGGCAGTAAATTATCCAACAGTTCCATCACCTCCCCGGAATTAGTAGTTGTCAGATTCAGGAACATATCTACTGCAATGATAGAACGCCCGAACAGGTATAGCAATACCAATTGGAATGCCGCAAAGAAAACAAACGGAAATAAGATCCAAATAGTCTTTCCAGGTTTACGCCCCAATGTCATAATCAACCAATAAACCGATACCGGCAGAATGACATTACAAATACGTGCCAAAAGTGTCATTTGTTGTTCTGTAAAAAACAATGCCACATTGGGAATGGCCAAGACAACGATGAACAGAACGAACAATCGTTGTGGCTCACAACACCACTGAATAAATTCTCTAAAATGCTTCATTTATATTAAAAATAAAACCAGACTGTCCATTTTTTCCAAATCCATAGTCCAGACGAACATTTACATTCTTTTTAAACTCCCAACGATAACCTATTCCATAATTAGGCAACACTCTGTCCATGCGCAAAGCACTGAACTTATTGAATACAGTTCCGGCCCCTATCCAAACTACAACACCATTACGTTTCCATACATGCTGACGCAATTCCACCTGCCCCTCTATTTTATGCTTGTCACGATAGCGCCCTTCGTAATAACCACGCATGGAATACGAATTTCCCAACAGCGCCATCATAGCCCACGACGGATTACCGAAATTAAAAGTACCGCGTAATTCTCCTGCCAACAATCCTCCTTCCCATACAGGATGATAATAACTGGTACGCAAATCCGTAGTACTGAATGCATAATCGTTTCCCAAAAACTTAGGACGGAAACATTGGGTAATATTCAAATAATATCCCTTATGGGGATTAGTCAACACATCGCGCGAATCATATGCCAAAGAAAGGCCCACTCCATAATTAGCAGCAGTAAGGTTCATTCCCTCCAGTAATCCGGGGCGTTCCATATTCTTACCATGCACATAATCATAAGATGCCATAGGACCTATATATAAATTATCCGCTATCCGAAACAAAAAACTAGCTTTAATTTGTGCTTGCCAGCGATCTAAATCAGATTCATTGGCATCTACATTACCCATATCGTACCCTATTCCCCAAAACTTGGAAGGAAAGGAATAAAAATAAAGAGTATAATCCAGCCGGTATTTGTCCTGCGGAAAGATATGAGTTCCGCGTATCCCCAACATATAGAAGCCAACAGTGGAAACATCTCCAAATAAAGATACATTGGACGGGGGAAGAAGCATGTCACTTCTATCAGCACGATAAAGCCCCGCTGCCACCAGTCCAAGCCCCAGTTTGGTATCCGTACTGTAATGTGGTCCGCCAATAATACTAAAATCAAATTTCTTATGATTCTTATCTTTATTAGCATCATTAAAATAGTTCAGAAATCTTTTGAAAAAAGTCCTTTTCTGTACTGTGCTGTCTTTGTGTTGCATTGTCGTATCTTCAGGCAAATAAAACAGACCGCCCTCTTGCGTGACTGCCAAAGCCACATCTGCCATACATATAAAGATTACGATCAAAAATGATATTTTCTTCATTGTAACCTGTTATTTTTTCCACTGTTAAAACAAGCTTTACAGTAAACATAAACTGATAAAAACAAATAAAGCAGATTGGGATACAAAGATAGCCAAACCTGCTTTATTGTGACTTTTTTTATAATAAGAATCTGGTCTGAATTTACCTATTTCTGTCCTAAATACCTTATACCGGTCGCTTTTCTGTAATCAGCCAACGCAATCTTCTGCTCATAATAAGATTGGATAAGGTTTGTATATGCCTGTATCCATGTCAGCTGTGCAGAAAGCACATCCAAAATAGTCAACTTACCTTCAGTATAACTAAAAGTGTTCAAATCCAAATTCTCTTCTGCCAGTTTGCAGTTCTCCTCGGCAATACTTATCTGACGGGTATTCTCTGTCAGACTAGTCCACGCCTTCGCCACTTCTTTGCTTATTTGGTCTTGCTTATCTTGCAATGCATACTGCTTGCCCAATAAAATAGCCTTCTGTGCAGCCGTCGATTTAAAGCGGGCTCCCCAATGGAAAATCGGCAATTTAATAGAGGCATACACATTACTATTAAACATAGTTTCGCCCGAAATGTTCAACATCTGTGTTCCCCATGTCTCTTTAAAACCGATAGAAAGAGAAGGGTTGTACTTGGCGGCAGCCAGACTTACCTGTCTTTTCTGATAATCCACATCCAATTGGGAGATAGCATAATCGGGACGCACATTCAAGGCTGTTTCCGCTCCAACAAAGGCAGGCATAGGCAATATGGTAGAAATAGAATCCGTCAAATCCATTTCAGCCAGCGGTTCCAATCCCATCAGTACATTCATATTCTGCAAGGCGACCTGATAAGACTGATAGCTGCTGGAACGTTGCAATTCAGCCTCTTTCAAACGAGTCTGCATCTGAATGAGATCCGTCTTGCTGATATAGCCATCATCGTACTTATCTTGCAGCACTTTGGTCAACTGCTCAATAATCTGTACATACTGGCACATCGTTTCATACATTTCTTTTTGTGCGGCTGTTCCCCAATAACTGGCTTCAGCGGCATAGATAATATTATCCGTTGTCAAATCCACCGACTTATCCGCCATCTGAGTTTGTATTTGGGAAGCCTTATAATTGTGATAGATACTGCCACCGGCATAAATAGGTTGTGATACCCCTACTTCGGCACTGTATGAATCGTGCTCCATAGGAACAGCCATTCCGCCAAAATCCATCTCGTATTTGTTAATACGATACTGATAGCTTCCCGTTGCATCAACAGCCGGAAAGAAAGCGGTTTTTGCCGCTTTCATAGCCTTCTGCATAGCTGTACGTTGCGCCACACTCTGTTTTAAGGTTTGGCTATAATCCAGTACCTTTTGTTCAAAAGTAGAATAATCCACGACAGTCTGAGCCGAAAGTGTACCGGTCATACAAGCCATACTTATAATATAGATCATCTTAGTTTTCATTATCTGTCTGCTCTGATTTTAAAGAAAATACAATAAGTTACCGGAAGAACAAAAATGGTCAGTACCGTTGATACGAACAAACCACCCATAATGGTAGCCGCCATACCTGCAAACATGGCATCGCCCAACAATGGAAGCATACCCAGAATAGTAGTTCCGGAAGCCATGGTCACCGGAACGATACGCGTCTTGGTAGCCTCGACCACGGCAGGCACAGCACCCTTTCCATCCTTCAACTGAAGTCCGATTTCATCGACCAGCACAATGGCGTTCTTGATATTCATACCAATCAATCCCAACAGACCGAGGATGGCAAAGAAGTCCAATGACTTACCAAACAAAAGCAATCCCCATACCACACCAATAAACACCAGCGGCAACATAAGCATAATCAATACCGGCTTGCGGTAGTTGCTGGGGAAAAGAAACAGCAGAACCACATAAATCAACAGGAAGGTCAGCGGAATATTCTTCGCCAATGCAGCGTTACTCACATCCTGTGTTTCCTGCTCGCCGAAATATTTCATTTTATACCCTTCGGGCAACCGCATCTGCTCTTGTACGGCAGTGAGCACCTGTTTAAACGCAGCCATCGTATTGGCTCCACGTTTAGGTTCACATTGCATCATCATACAACGCTCGCGGTTAAAGCGGCGGACTACATTATAATCATAACCCAAAGCAAAATTATCGATCACCTGTTCCACTTTCACGGAATTTCCTTTCGTACTGAATACAGGCACACTTTTCACATCATTCAAGTTCATTTTTTCCACATCCTCATCTTTCAACAGAATAGGCAAGGAAACATCCCCCTCACGATATTCTCCCAAAGGCAAACCATTGGTAGCCGTACGGAATGAATTAGCAACCTGCTGACGGGTAATTCCCAAGCGTAAACCTTTCTGTTGAGAGAACATCGGTTTCCACACAGGCACCTTATCTCCCCAATTGGAACGGATATCCGTCACCATATCACACTGGCGGGCTATTTTCTTCGCCCTTTCAACCAATGCGGTCAATGTATCGGGATTCTCACCGATAAAACCGATCTCAATAGCAGCTTCAGGCACCGGAGACAAAGCAAAAAGTGCCGAACGGGTAATGATATTGGGAAAGTTCTGGGTCATGTGCTCATAAAACTGCTGTTCTACTTCGGCTGCATCTTCGGGGTCTTTAGTTTCCACCATCACATTAGCATAGTTAGACTTCGGTCCAAAAGAAGAACTTGCCAAATAGTAACGCAACGGAGTACCACCCAATGTCACCGAATATGATTTAACTTTCTCATGATTCTTCAAATAACCCTCCACCTTCATCACATCCTGATCTACCGCATGAATACTGAATCCCTCAGGGAATACCAGATCAGCACGAAAATAAGGCTTATTCATTTTCGGAAAAAAACTCTGAGGCATAACAGCCATAATAACCAAAGAAAGCACCAAAGTCACAAAGACGGTGGTCAATGTCACAAAACGGCGTTTAATCAGCAAGGTCAGAAACTTCTCGAATTTATGATAGAGTTTAGTATCATACGGATCTTTCATTGCACCGCCGGGAACAGCTTCTTTCAAAATAAAATTACCAAAAGTCGTAGTCTGGCACAAAGCCAGAATCCAACTCAATCCCAGTGACACAGCCAATACAACAAATAGCGGTTTCACAATCTCAGCCACGGATGCCGGTGCCAGATACAAAGGCAAGAAAGAGCAGATAGCAATAAAAGTAGCGCCCAGCAATGCCCACTGCGGCTTGATGGCCCCCTCTATCAATGACTGATAACGTGATTTTCCGCGCTTGATACCTATTTGCGCATTATCTGTCACCACAATGGCATTATCCACCAGCATACCCATGGCGATAATAAATGCCGCCAAAGAAGTACGGTTCAATCCTACTCCCCACATCAACATAATAAGCAAAGTACCACCTACTGAGAAAAGTAACGAACTACCTATCAGCATACCGGCACGCGATCCCATCACCACAAAGATAATCAGGATAACAATAACCAATGATTCTATCAAATTCAGGATAAAGCCATTATTCGCCTCATCGGCAATCTTATCCTCAGGATAAAGGGAGGCAAGTTCAATACCGATAGGCAACAATTGCTCTATTTCCGCCAACCTTTCGTCCACTGCTTTACCCACAGCTACCACATTATCCTTTGCTCCACTGGCCACACCTATACCAATAGCACGTTTACCATTGACCCGCATCAAGGTTGAAGGCGGATCATAGTATCCACGCTCCACTGTTGCAATATCCCCCAAACGGACTTCCCGTCCGTCCTTACTGATAATCAACTGATTTTCTATATCTTCCAGACTGGTATAAGTTCCTTCCGTACGCAAGCGCAACTGATAAATTTCAGTCGCTATATCTCCCGTATTCACCTGTATATTCTGCTTCTGCAAGATGCCCATAATTGAAGTGGGATCAATGCCCAGTGCCGAAAGTTTGGAGGTGGATATCTTGACATTGATCACTTCTGTCTGTTCCCCATACAACATCACTTTCTGCACTCCCTCAATCGGAGTCAACTGGGTACGGATACGCTGGGCCCAGTCACGCAAATCAGTATACGAGAATCCCTCATCAGCGGTCAAAGCATAATAAATGCCATACACATCACCAAAGTCATCATTCACTGTAATGGTAGACGCCCCACTGGGCAATTTGGGTTGTATATTCGCCACTTTACGACGTAATTCATCCCATTTCACAGGCATATAATCCGGATCAATCGTAGGCTGAAGTTCAATAGAAATCTTGGACAGTCCGAAATAAGATTCCGATTTAATCTGATATACATCTGTCATGGACTGAATTTCACGTTCAATCGGTTCCGTAATCAGTTTCTCCACTTCATGTGGGTTCGCTCCCGGATACTGGGTAACCAATACCGCAGTCTTTATCACAAAAGGCGCATCTTCTTTCTTAGGCAGCTTGAAGAAGGAGATTACTCCACCTATCAGCAAAATAGCCAAAAAGAAATAGATAACCTTCCGGTTCTCCAAAGAATATTTTGGAATATTCATGATATGCTTTCTCCTTTTTTATTCTGTTAATATTTTTACTTGCTGGCCATCCACAAGATAAGAGGCTCCGGCAGAAACGACCTGTTCACCCGCTTTCACATCTCCGGTAACAATCAAGTCATTACGTCCAACAATAGTACCCTTATCGTTGACTTTGCGTTGTTCCACTTTCTGTGTGGATGGATTATAAACAAATACTTTTTTACTATTCAATGTATTGTCAAACACTACAGCCGACAAAGGTACTGTAATCCCTTCTTTTACCACATCATTCTCAATATTGACAATAACACGACATGAGAACCCCACCGATACCTTGTATTTTTTCAAATCAAATTCCGGATCATCAATGTAAAGGAATACAGGAACTCCTGCCCCATCGGGAGAAGCCTCTACATACTCCTTTACTTTTGCTTGAAATAATTTTCCTTTATAGGCATCAAACTCTACGTAAATAGTAGAAGGAGAAGTTACATAAGAAATATTCGTTTCGGGGATAGTGAACTCCACTTGCAATTTAGCCGGATTAATCAAACACACTACTCCTTGTCCTGGTTGTACACGCTGATAGTTTTCAACGTATTTTTTTTGGATGAAACCATCAAATGGAGCGCGTAGCTTTGTGTCATTCAATGTGTTTTGCGCATCTTCAAATGCCGATTTGGCATTGGTATACGAAGCTTGGGTCGTTTCAAATTCTTGCATGGAAATGGCGTTCTTAGCCAATAGTTTCTCCGCGCGTTGCATCTGTGATGCCGCCTTTTGAAATGAAGCCCTCTTAGCGTCATAATCCAATTTGTAATCTGTCGGATCAATTTCGGCCACTACCTGTCCTTTCTTTACCCGCTGTCCTTCGAGTACATTCATTGCTACCAGCGGACCGGACATTTTAAAGGCCAAGTCACTGAACTGATCAGGCGACACAACACCTGAATACGATTTTTCGATCCTGCTTAACGAGGTCACTTCCGCCAATTTCACGGGACGGGGACCGCGTTCTTGTGCAGGTTGCTGTCCGCAAGAACAGAACACTGCTGCAATCATTGCCATGATAGACAAATTTTTACCTTTCATACTGTTAATCTTCACTATTAGTTTCCGCTGCAAAGTTCTCATAATTATTAAAGGCGTACAAGTGCTAACAGTAAGATATATTAGTCTATTTTTAAGCATTTTCTTTGTTATCTGCTTTAACTGTCCTATATTTGTGGTGCATAATCAAAATCTTCTTTATTTTTATGAAGTATATAGATGACATTAACCTATTTAAATCAAATAAGGATTTCGTTGCAGAAATTGACATGACAGGATCATTAGGCCGTATTTACCACTACCCGCAACGAATGGAAGGATGCTTGTTCCTTCTGTGCCTGCGAGGTGAATGTGACATAACGATCCATCTGTCTGAACACAAGATACAAAAGAACGACATTGTCACTATTTTGCCAGAAACCTTTGTACATGTCCACCGGCAAAGTCCCGACTGCCGTCTGTACCTGATAGGGTTCAACAAAGAGTTGCTGAATGGAATAAACCTCTTCAATTCCACCATGAACTATCTTTCAGCCCTGATTGACACGCCCATTATTCCTCTGCGTCCCGAAATAACCGAGTTGTTTCAAGACTATTTTATGTTGCTGATAAAAATGAAACGTATGGGAGCCAAGCCCAATAAAGACTTAATCAGCACCATGCTGCTCACTATATTGCATGGTGTAGGCAGCATTCATCAGAACACCAATGTAACCACACGTACTTTCAATCGTGGAGAAGAAATTGTAAAACGTCTGGTCCAATATATCATCAAACATTATACGAAAGAACGGAGTGTAGCTTTTTATGCCGATCTGCTTCATATATCCCCTCAGCACCTCAGCACTACTGTCAATAAGATTACGGGAAAAACTGTTACAGATATCATCGCCAAACTAGTGATAACAGATGCGGAAGCCAAACTAAAATCCACCGATCTTACTATTCAGGAGATAGCCTATTCACTTAATTTCCCAGATATCTCATTCTTTGGGAAATATTTTAAAAGATATACAGGAATGTCACCGAAACAGTATAGGGAAAACGGATAGTGAAAACAGACTCAGCCCACGTTAGTACGTGTAAGGTCATACGTCAGTACGTATAAGCCTACATATACTAACGTATAAGCTTATACATACTAACAATGTAAAAACACATGTCCAAAGTCTCTTACACCATAAAAGTTATAAGTTTTTCGGCTTATAAATAGCGTTCCACCAAGTCGCATCGTCCTGCAACCATTTGGCAAACCAGGCAAAGATTGTATTCTGCCACTGGATCCTCTTGCCATAGTCTACAATATGATGATCTTGCCCCGTTACCGCCACAAAAGCTGTTTCGCGTCCCAGCAATTTCAGTGCTGTAAACATCTGAATACTCTCTCCCACCGGTACATTCACATCCGCATCACCATGCAGGAACAGCAAAGGCGTATGTATCTTGTCCGCATTGAACAACGGGCTTTGTTTTACAAAAAGATCAGGATTGCTCCACGGATAACTATCCGCCATGGAAACTTCACTATACGAATATCCCCAATATCCTTCCCCCCAATAACTGGTATGGTCACTGATACCGGCATGAGAGATGGCCGCTGCAAAAATATCGGTCTGTGTTTGCAGGTATTGTGTCATAAAGCCGCCATAGGACGCACCTATACAGCCTATTTTCTTGTCATTGACAAAAGCATGTTCTTTACAAAACAGCTTTGTACCTTCTATAATATCCTGTGCCACCCCTTCCCCGGCTGTATTGACGTGGCGGGCAGAGAATTCCTGTCCGAAACCGGTAGCACCGCTAGGTTCTATCACATACACCACATAGCCCAATGCCGCGTATGCATGATGCGGATAACGGCTTTCAAAATTACGGCTGACCGGACTGCACCCACCATAATAATTCACAATCATAGGATATTTCCGGTTAGCGTCAAAATGAGGCGGCAGGTAATAACGGCCGTAAATGGTATCACCACGCGAATTGGTAAAACTCCAAGCCTTGCATTCGCCCAGCTCCACATCTTTCAAGATGTCCTTACTTAAGTCTTCCAACAAAGATGATTTCATCTTTTTGGTATTCATGGTGTACAAACGGTCGGAATTTGAGGCGCTTTGTCCATAATAGGCCATAACCGGAGCATTTTGCGCCAATGAGAATGAATTGACCAAATCTTCTGCAACCTCCAGTTGCAGAATTTTCCCATCAGCGGGATTCATCCGGTACAAACTGTAACAGTCACGGTTCTCGGCCGTGAAATATATTTGCCCGTCGGCCTTATTCCACACGGCACGCTGTACGCTGGGATTAAAATCTTTCGTCAGCGGAGTGACCCTCTTATCAGCTATATTCAGCAAATAAAGCTGACCGTCCGTCATACTCGGAGTCTGCCCCTCCTTTACATTTTTCCCTATTCCACCCAGCGATTCAGGCGAGCCGGATACCAATACCTGCGTTCCGTCAGGTGAAAAACGGGCTCCACTGATAAAACCATCTTTATCTATCAGCAGTTCCGCCTGTAAAGTCTGCATATCCAACCGATATAGTGAGAATAAAGTAGTAGGACGCTTGGTCAGACGGCTCTGACTGGTCATCATCAAAAGATACCGGCCGTCATTGGAAATATCGGCAGCCCAGACATTGTGATAACCGAAAGTCAGTGGCTGCAACAAACCGGTCTTCAAATCATATTTAGCCAGATAAGAACGGTTACGCCATCCCGGCTGGCGGTCATCCGGCTCCAGTACCTCATAAATTTCTTTACGTTCTTTCGGTCCTTCCTGGGTCATGGTGAAAAGCAGGTAGTCTTCCGTAGGTGCGAACTGGAAATACCCGTCAGGTAATTTATTCACCAGCACGGCCTCCACTCCGGTAAGTGGATCCACAACTATCAGCTGCCTGCCATCCACTCCTGTACGGGTATAATAATAACGGTTAGAACGAGGCATCCATTGCATATTCTCAGTACGCTCCGCCAAAACCTTACCGCTGGCAAGTTCAGTAATACGCGTACTGCCGGCCGACCGGCCACCTACACAAGTCGTACGATAATTAGTAATCAGATATCTGCCATCAGGAGAAAGTCCGACTCCGGCAAAACGAGTTCCATGCAACACATCCGCCAAAGTATATAGCTTTTTGTTATCTTGCTTAAGTGAAATACTTCCCTCTTGATCCGTATCCACACTCACTTTCAAGGAATCTGTTTTCCCTGTTTCAGAAAGATATTTAACAACTACAGAATGGGTGGCCGGCTCCAAAGCGAGTTCAGTCCCTTCCTGCTTTTTCCCATCTACATAAAGTTGGTATTTTTTCAGACCGTCAATCTTCAACTTGGCCGTAGCATAACGAGTATTCTCCAACACAAAGCCCACCATGTGCAAGGCATATCCCGAGTCACTTCCCGGCAAAACTCCGCCTGTAAATAAAGTTCCCTGCTGCAGTACGTCCACAGAAAGATGAGTATCTAACAAACGTCCGGATACAAAAGTCTTTGAATTCACATCCACGCTGTCCACCTGAAAAGGGGCCTGTACAACGTAGGGGCCGGCATAACGGAAAGTAGTAATGTCAATCGTTTCAGCACCTGCCATCACAGCCCAGGCAAATGCACAAGACAATAAGATTTGTTTCTTCATATTTCTAACAATTTGTGTTACACAAAGATACGAAATATAAAAGAAACAAAAACCTTTTTCTACGAATTTCAATGCTTCCTACAACATATTATTTCACCTCTCCCGGCAGATAGCGCAACTGCAAATACTGTTCTCCCGGTTTCAGATACCCCCCTTCGAACATTTCTTTCCTGATCCGGTAAACTGCCACCCTTTTCAATAAGTAATTTTCTACCTTCATCGGCTGCTTTTTACACCAAGAAAGCACTTTCAAACTTCCATCGGCATGAACATCCGCATAGACTTTTACCGTTCTTATCGGAGTCCCGTCCGCTATCTTACGTCCTCTTTTATAATCCACCCACAAAATAGCTTTCGCTTTTTCCCCCTCACATGTCCCAGCATACTTATCCGTTTCGGATGCGGTGGAAGGTGAAGAAGTTCCCTTACAACCTACAACCGCACATAAAATCAAAAGATATAAAATATAGCCCCCTCGTATTTTCATATCAATCGGATTAGTCTTTTATCTCTTCTATAGGAGTAATATCCTCTATTTCAGGCATACCCGGTTCTTTCTTCTGACGGAAGCGGATGATGTTTATCAAATCGGACAGTCCGTATACAATGCTGCTCACTCCCAGAATGATGAATGGAACAGCCGCCGCCGTAAATGGATTAAATAATACCACAATACCTGCAATCAGCACCAACACAGGTATCACAAAGAAACCTCCCGGTACCACCGTCCAACTACGCGCAGCAGACAAATTCACAATCTGACTGATTCCCGCCAGTACCAAAACAGCACCCAGCACATACATCAGAATACCGACAAAAAATGCCGGCATAATCATCAACCATAATCCGAACAAAAGGCTACCAAGCCCGGCAATAGGGAAACTGCTGCCATCCTGCTTGCCACGAATCAAATACCCAAATACAGAAAAGAGTCCCGGTACTAGAAACAGGACACCGATTGTAATAACCAGATAAAGAATGGCAGCTTCAGGCCATGCCACCAGCAACACACCGATGACCAATGCACAGATACATCTGATTATAGAATAATTCATTGTTTTCATATTCAATCATGTCTAATTGGTTAATGAAGCGAATATACTGATTATTTCTGAGAAGACAGATGCAAAATGGATATTAATTTTTCAGACAGAAGAACAAAAGAAGAAAGCCGGAACAGATTTTCCTGTCATAAGCTTAGAACTACATTCTATTGTTCTATAGACTTTAGCAAACAGAATATTCTACCGACTATTCCAATATGTTCTTTCGTACCCATGCCTGAAGATCATCCTTTTATCATATGGCAAATCACTCTATCTGTTCTGTTTCAGGCAGACTTTGTTCATTCTCGTCCTCATCGATCAAAATAGCCCAAAAGAGCCACCATAACAGCAATCCTGCCAACAACACGGCACCTATCCTTATCCAAAGTTTACGTTTCATACACTTCATTTTAATGATTTATTAACTGATGTATTAAAACCATTCCGCCACCCGAAATGTTCATTCATAAAACCAATTTAAAGTAATAAGATTATGAATAATGGAAAATTCTTTGCCGGACTGGCACTAGGAGCGCTGGTCGGCAGTGCATTAAGTTGTTTTGCGCACAGCAACAGAGGCCGCAAATTGAGAAGAGACGTGTATGATGCCATTCAGGACTTACAAGAAGATGCAAAAGACCTGGCTCATCATGCAAAACATAAAGCAGAACAAGTAAGCAGTGAAGTAGCCGGAAAAGTAGGTGAGAAAGTGGAAGAAGTGAAAGGGAAAATACACGAGGCTGCAAATAAATAAAAAAAAAGTAAGTTTTTCTTTGGAGTTTAAAACAAAACGCTTACATTTGCCCCAAAATAAAAACAGATTTTATGAATAGAATCATGGTA from Phocaeicola dorei encodes the following:
- a CDS encoding helix-turn-helix domain-containing protein, encoding MKYIDDINLFKSNKDFVAEIDMTGSLGRIYHYPQRMEGCLFLLCLRGECDITIHLSEHKIQKNDIVTILPETFVHVHRQSPDCRLYLIGFNKELLNGINLFNSTMNYLSALIDTPIIPLRPEITELFQDYFMLLIKMKRMGAKPNKDLISTMLLTILHGVGSIHQNTNVTTRTFNRGEEIVKRLVQYIIKHYTKERSVAFYADLLHISPQHLSTTVNKITGKTVTDIIAKLVITDAEAKLKSTDLTIQEIAYSLNFPDISFFGKYFKRYTGMSPKQYRENG
- a CDS encoding S9 family peptidase yields the protein MKKQILLSCAFAWAVMAGAETIDITTFRYAGPYVVQAPFQVDSVDVNSKTFVSGRLLDTHLSVDVLQQGTLFTGGVLPGSDSGYALHMVGFVLENTRYATAKLKIDGLKKYQLYVDGKKQEGTELALEPATHSVVVKYLSETGKTDSLKVSVDTDQEGSISLKQDNKKLYTLADVLHGTRFAGVGLSPDGRYLITNYRTTCVGGRSAGSTRITELASGKVLAERTENMQWMPRSNRYYYTRTGVDGRQLIVVDPLTGVEAVLVNKLPDGYFQFAPTEDYLLFTMTQEGPKERKEIYEVLEPDDRQPGWRNRSYLAKYDLKTGLLQPLTFGYHNVWAADISNDGRYLLMMTSQSRLTKRPTTLFSLYRLDMQTLQAELLIDKDGFISGARFSPDGTQVLVSGSPESLGGIGKNVKEGQTPSMTDGQLYLLNIADKRVTPLTKDFNPSVQRAVWNKADGQIYFTAENRDCYSLYRMNPADGKILQLEVAEDLVNSFSLAQNAPVMAYYGQSASNSDRLYTMNTKKMKSSLLEDLSKDILKDVELGECKAWSFTNSRGDTIYGRYYLPPHFDANRKYPMIVNYYGGCSPVSRNFESRYPHHAYAALGYVVYVIEPSGATGFGQEFSARHVNTAGEGVAQDIIEGTKLFCKEHAFVNDKKIGCIGASYGGFMTQYLQTQTDIFAAAISHAGISDHTSYWGEGYWGYSYSEVSMADSYPWSNPDLFVKQSPLFNADKIHTPLLFLHGDADVNVPVGESIQMFTALKLLGRETAFVAVTGQDHHIVDYGKRIQWQNTIFAWFAKWLQDDATWWNAIYKPKNL
- a CDS encoding efflux RND transporter periplasmic adaptor subunit translates to MKGKNLSIMAMIAAVFCSCGQQPAQERGPRPVKLAEVTSLSRIEKSYSGVVSPDQFSDLAFKMSGPLVAMNVLEGQRVKKGQVVAEIDPTDYKLDYDAKRASFQKAASQMQRAEKLLAKNAISMQEFETTQASYTNAKSAFEDAQNTLNDTKLRAPFDGFIQKKYVENYQRVQPGQGVVCLINPAKLQVEFTIPETNISYVTSPSTIYVEFDAYKGKLFQAKVKEYVEASPDGAGVPVFLYIDDPEFDLKKYKVSVGFSCRVIVNIENDVVKEGITVPLSAVVFDNTLNSKKVFVYNPSTQKVEQRKVNDKGTIVGRNDLIVTGDVKAGEQVVSAGASYLVDGQQVKILTE
- a CDS encoding HdeD family acid-resistance protein is translated as MKTMNYSIIRCICALVIGVLLVAWPEAAILYLVITIGVLFLVPGLFSVFGYLIRGKQDGSSFPIAGLGSLLFGLWLMIMPAFFVGILMYVLGAVLVLAGISQIVNLSAARSWTVVPGGFFVIPVLVLIAGIVVLFNPFTAAAVPFIILGVSSIVYGLSDLINIIRFRQKKEPGMPEIEDITPIEEIKD
- a CDS encoding YtxH domain-containing protein, which encodes MNNGKFFAGLALGALVGSALSCFAHSNRGRKLRRDVYDAIQDLQEDAKDLAHHAKHKAEQVSSEVAGKVGEKVEEVKGKIHEAANK
- a CDS encoding DUF4891 domain-containing protein; the protein is MKIRGGYILYLLILCAVVGCKGTSSPSTASETDKYAGTCEGEKAKAILWVDYKRGRKIADGTPIRTVKVYADVHADGSLKVLSWCKKQPMKVENYLLKRVAVYRIRKEMFEGGYLKPGEQYLQLRYLPGEVK